A portion of the Cryptomeria japonica chromosome 5, Sugi_1.0, whole genome shotgun sequence genome contains these proteins:
- the LOC131042328 gene encoding polyphenol oxidase I, chloroplastic — MESAMISSSKVSHARSTNQWLPSDLKPQVLCPGKVRKTHGACTKNLASMRVRCENREDSPLEMDRRRLLLTSSTLGVSAFTGGKAMAKPFPVPDLSKCMYPTDLPTCATVEGGCCPPFKEGETVVDFKFPTSLPMRTRKAAHLADAELISKYDKALTLMKKLPLDDPRSFLQQGRVHCAYCNGGYKVGSDTVQIHKSWFFAPFHRWYMYFYERILATLIEDDTFALPFWNWDTEEGMPIPDMFTVNCSSLYNNNRDPCHQPPVRINLAAPKSCDSGDVSANYATIYSHMVSAAGTAELFHGAAVRYDDGETTTLSAGALESSPHNLVHLWGGSPGNPNREDIGSLYSAGKDPLFYTHHSNVDRMWYIWNNKLGNKNYEDKDLMETPFLFYDEKKQLVKVKAGDCYDISKLRYQYQDRELPWLNKGRSLKKAGQLIAKPKTSTFEKAVDGKAKNLLSPLTFKVERPNKSPGKGQVEILKIEGVETDRRVFSSFEIFINYPEANSSTPFNSPHYAGSFSTLGHGIMTEGSMKSTTTKETFKVGISETLEDLGIQNDDEIVVTLIPKSAKDLATYPITIASITIDYVSK, encoded by the exons ATGGAGAGTGCAATGATATCTTCGTCAAAAGTCTCGCATGCACGCAGCACAAATCAATGGCTTCCATCAGATTTGAAGCCCCAGGTTCTATGTCCAGGCAAAGTGAGGAAAACACACGGTGCTTGCACAAAGAATTTAGCATCAATGCGTGTTCGTTGTGAGAATAGAGAAGACAGTCCCTTGGAAATGGACCGCCGCCGGCTGCTGTTAACGTCGTCGACATTGGGCGTTTCGGCTTTCACGGGCGGGAAGGCCATGGCGAAGCCATTTCCGGTGCCTGATCTGTCTAAGTGTATGTACCCCACTGATCTTCCGACTTGCGCAACAGTAGAAGGTGGGTGCTGTCCTCCATTCAAGGAGGGAGAAACTGTCGTGGACTTCAAATTTCCGACGTCCCTGCCTATGAGGACGCGTAAAGCGGCGCATCTGGCGGACGCAGAGTTAATCTCGAAGTACGATAAGGCACTGACGTTAATGAAGAAGCTCCCATTAGATGACCCTCGGAGTTTTCTTCAGCAAGGCAGAGTGCACTGCGCATATTGCAATGGAGGCTACAAGGTGGGATCAGATACTGTGCAGATTCACAAGTCATGGTTTTTCGCGCCTTTCCATCGCTGGTATATGTATTTCTACGAGCGCATTTTGGCAACTCTCATCGAAGACGATACCTTTGCGCTGCCATTCTGGAACTGGGACACCGAGGAAGGGATGCCGATTCCCGACATGTTCACCGTCAACTGCAGCTCCTTGTACAACAATAACAGGGATCCATGTCACCAGCCTCCCGTCCGTATCAATCTAGCGGCCCCGAAAAGCTGTGACTCGGGCGATGTGAGTGCCAACTATGCTACCATCTATAGCCACATGGTGTCTGCTGCGGGAACGGCAGAGCTCTTCCACGGTGCGGCTGTTCG GTACGATGATGGCGAAACGACTACATTGTCGGCGGGAGCGCTGGAAAGTTCTCCGCATAATCTTGTGCACCTTTGGGGTGGCTCTCCCGGTAACCCAAATCGTGAAGACATCGGCAGCTTATACTCAGCAGGCAAAGATCCTTTGTTCTATACCCATCACTCCAATGTGGACCGCATGTGGTACATCTGGAACAACAAATTGGGCAACAAAAACTATGAGGACAAAGATCTTATGGAGACCCCTTTCCTGTTCTATGATGAGAAAAAACAGCTTGTAAAAGTTAAAGCCGGCGACTGTTATGACATAAGCAAGCTTAGATACCAATACCAGGATAGAGAGCTCCCTTGGTTGAATAAGGGGCGATCATTGAAGAAGGCTGGACAACTCATTGCTAAGCCTAAAACATCCACCTTTGAAAAGGCTGTCGATGGCAAGGCAAAGAATCTGTTGTCTCCTTTGACCTTTAAGGTTGAGAGGCCGAATAAGAGTCCTGGAAAAGGGCAGGTGGAGATTCTTAAGATTGAGGGAGTGGAGACTGATAGAAGGGTGTTTTCATCGTTCGAAATATTCATTAATTATCCCGAGGCCAACTCTAGCACTCCCTTCAACAGCCCTCATTATGCCGGCTCCTTTTCTACTCTTGGGCATGGCATCATGACAGAAGGATCTATGAAATCAACGACTACTAAGGAGACTTTCAAGGTTGGGATTTCTGAGACACTGGAGGATTTGGGCATACAGAATGATGATGAAATAGTTGTTACGCTCATCCCAAAGTCTGCCAAAGATCTTGCTACATATCCCATTACTATTGCTTCCATAACGATTGATTATGTTAGCAAGTAA